From a single Miscanthus floridulus cultivar M001 chromosome 8, ASM1932011v1, whole genome shotgun sequence genomic region:
- the LOC136472748 gene encoding chitin elicitor receptor kinase 1 codes for MSNKIGQGGFGAVYYAELRGEKAAIKKMDMQASHEFLAELKVLTHVHHLNLVRLIGFCTESSLFLVYEFIENGNLSQHLRGTGYEPLSWAARVQIALDSARGLEYIHEHTVPVYIHRDIKSANILIDKNYRAKVADFGLTKLTQVGNTSLPTRGIVGTFGYMPPEYARYGDVSPKVDVYAFGVVLYELISAKDAIVRSTESSSDSKGLVYLFEEALNTPDPKEGLQRLIDPALGEDYPIDSILKMTVLARACTQEDPKARPTMRSIVVALMTLSSTSEFWDMNAIQENQGLVNLMSGR; via the exons ATGAGTAACAAAATCGGGCAAGGTGGTTTTGGTGCTGTCTATTATGCTGAGCTCAGGGGCGAG AAAGCTGCCATAAAGAAAATGGATATGCAGGCTTCTCATGAGTTCCTTGCTGAGTTAAAGGTTTTGACACATGTTCATCATCTGAATCTG GTGCGCTTGATTGGTTTTTGCACCGAAAGTTCCTTGTTTCTTGTATATGAGTTTATCGAGAATGGGAACTTAAGCCAGCATTTGCGTGGAACTG GTTATGAGCCTCTGTCTTGGGCTGCCAGGGTTCAGATTGCACTAGATTCAGCAAGAGGTCTTGAGTACATTCATGAACATACTGTTCCAGTGTACATACATCGGGATATCAAATCAGCAAATATCTTGATAGACAAGAACTACCGTGCAAAG GTCGCAGATTTTGGTTTAACAAAACTTACACAAGTTGGTAATACATCACTACCCACACGTGGAATTGTGGGCACATTTGGTTACATGCCTCCTGA ATATGCTCGGTATGGTGATGTTTCTCCAAAGGTCGATGTTTATGCCTTTGGCGTTGTTCTCTATGAACTTATTTCGGCCAAAGACGCTATTGTCAGATCAACGGAGTCTTCCAGTGATTCAAAGGGATTGGTTTATCTG TTTGAGGAGGCTCTAAACACACCGGATCCTAAGGAAGGCCTTCAAAGACTGATTGATCCTGCGTTAGGCGAGGATTACCCCATCGACTCAATCCTCAAG ATGACAGTCCTGGCAAGGGCGTGCACGCAGGAAGACCCCAAGGCGAGGCCCACAATGAGATCCATAGTCGTGGCGCTGATGACGCTCTCATCGACGAGCGAGTTCTGGGACATGAACGCTATCCAGGAGAACCAAGGTCTGGTGAACCTCATGTCCGGGAGATGA